The Caldisericum sp. sequence AAGCATAGTAAACTCTGGATTGTGTTTAGTGGATATGCCTTCATTTCTAAAGTTTCTGTTTATCTCGTAAACCTTCTCAAATCCACCAACAATTAGCCTTTTAAGGTAAAGTTCTGGTGCAATCCTCAAGTACATCTCCTGATCGAGTGCATTATAGTAAGTTACAAATGGTCTTGCGGAAGCACCGCCAGGAATAGGCTGTAACATTGGTGTTTCAACTTCTATAAATCCTTCCCGATTGAAAACTTCCCTAATTTTCTGGATAATCTTACTTCTCTTAACAAAAGTTTCCAAAACATCTCTATTTGCAATGAGGTCGAGATAACGCCTTCTATAACGGAGTTCAGGATCTTTAAGTCCGTGATACTTCTCGGGAAGGACCTTTATAGCCTTTGTAAGAAGCTCAAAATCGGTAACCTCAATCGTGATTTCACCAGTGTGGGTCTTAAAAAGCTTCCCTTTTACGCCAATAAAGTCACCAATATCAATTGCTTTCTTAAAGAAGTTGTACTTTTCCTCTCCAAGGTTATCAAGTCTAAAATAAAGTTGGATGTCTCCCGAAAAATCACGAAGGACTACGAAACTTGCCTTGCCGTGACCTCTTATCGCCATTATACGACCACGCGCCTCAACAGGCTTGTCAATAAGTTCATCAAAATGCTCCTTAAGATAACTATTATAGAATGGCGTAATGAATCTTCTGCCGTAAGGGTCAACTCCTGAAGCCTTTAGAAATTTTACTAATTCTGCCCTTTTTTGTTCTACCTCATTTAGGTTGGGAAGTTCCATCCTACTCACCCTTCTTTATCTTTAAAATCTTGTAACGCACTGTCCCTTTTGGAACCTGTATTTCGACTATTTCGCCTGCTTTGTGTCCTATGAGCCCACGCCCCACAGGAGAGGCTGATGAAATTTTTCCTTCGTCAGGATTAGACTCCGCAGGTCCAACGATATAGTATTTAACAACTTTTCCTGTGGAAAGGTTCTTAAGCTCAACAACACAACCGATATTTACCTTGTCAGTCTCAACTGCATCCTCGTCTATTACCTCTGCCCTTGAGAGGATTGCCTCTAATTCTGCAATTCTACTTTCGTTTTCTGCCTGTTCCTGTTTTGCAGAGTCGTACTCGGAATTCTCAGAAAG is a genomic window containing:
- the greA gene encoding transcription elongation factor GreA, producing MEEQVEGRIQISRNGYEELKKELEFRKTVKRQEISERIKQAIAFGDLSENSEYDSAKQEQAENESRIAELEAILSRAEVIDEDAVETDKVNIGCVVELKNLSTGKVVKYYIVGPAESNPDEGKISSASPVGRGLIGHKAGEIVEIQVPKGTVRYKILKIKKGE
- the lysS gene encoding lysine--tRNA ligase; the encoded protein is MELPNLNEVEQKRAELVKFLKASGVDPYGRRFITPFYNSYLKEHFDELIDKPVEARGRIMAIRGHGKASFVVLRDFSGDIQLYFRLDNLGEEKYNFFKKAIDIGDFIGVKGKLFKTHTGEITIEVTDFELLTKAIKVLPEKYHGLKDPELRYRRRYLDLIANRDVLETFVKRSKIIQKIREVFNREGFIEVETPMLQPIPGGASARPFVTYYNALDQEMYLRIAPELYLKRLIVGGFEKVYEINRNFRNEGISTKHNPEFTMLEAYWAYADYTDVMNFVENLLYEVAVSINGTPKVTFLGNEIDFTPPFRRIKFDDALKEYAGVSLEELRDLSNAQNILSRLGIKMDKPLTVGNLINEVFDKKVEEHLIQPTFVYEFPIEISPLAKRTAYDPHMVDRFELFIGGLELANAFSELNDPEDQYERFYEQMEAKKKGDVEAQDMDMDYIEAMEYGLPPTGGLGIGIDRLVMILTGKDSIREVILFPQLKKKEVNEKEEE